In the genome of Leptolyngbya sp. FACHB-261, one region contains:
- a CDS encoding aminobutyraldehyde dehydrogenase yields MLKQTHYPMVIGDELIETGSQDVLDPAKGEVFATVAMSTVEDVNRAVAAAKKAQVDWANLSYGERSVALLKFADAVEQQADQLAKLESLQTGKPMKLASNSDIPFAVDNLRYFASALRRQEGAAAGSYVGGYTSMLRREPLGVVAGICPWNYPLMMAVWKLGPALAAGNAIVIKPAPNTPITTIELAKIALDSGLPSGLINVVTGGAAVGEALCSHPDVRMVSFTGSTATGKRIMDLASQTVKRVTLELGGKAPFVVFADADIEAAAQGAVVAGYMNTGQDCTAATRIYVQSPVYDAFLSRFKELSQQIRVGDPSDLSTDVGPLVSEAQRFKVHGYVEEARQQGIEVVLGGEMPSGPGFFYPPTILANAPQESNCVQEEIFGPVLVVNRFETEDEAIALANGVSYGLAGSVWTSNVQRAMRLSADLQCGTVWVNDHLPIASEMPHGGFKQSGIGKDMSHYAIEEYTVVKHVMLEMTGAQRKPWHFTVFGDAD; encoded by the coding sequence ATGCTGAAACAGACTCACTACCCAATGGTGATTGGCGACGAACTGATCGAAACCGGCAGCCAAGACGTACTCGATCCCGCTAAGGGCGAGGTGTTTGCCACAGTGGCAATGTCCACAGTGGAAGACGTCAATCGGGCGGTTGCTGCTGCCAAAAAAGCACAAGTAGATTGGGCAAATCTTTCTTACGGCGAACGCAGTGTTGCCCTGCTGAAATTTGCTGATGCAGTTGAACAGCAGGCTGACCAACTAGCGAAATTGGAAAGCCTACAGACCGGCAAACCGATGAAGCTAGCTAGCAATAGCGATATTCCCTTTGCTGTTGATAACCTGCGCTATTTCGCCTCCGCCCTGCGACGTCAGGAAGGGGCAGCAGCAGGCAGCTACGTGGGCGGCTATACCAGCATGCTGCGCCGCGAACCCTTAGGTGTGGTTGCAGGCATTTGTCCCTGGAATTACCCCTTAATGATGGCCGTGTGGAAGCTAGGCCCTGCGCTGGCAGCAGGCAATGCCATCGTGATCAAGCCAGCTCCTAACACACCGATTACCACCATCGAATTAGCCAAAATTGCCTTGGACTCTGGGCTGCCTTCAGGTCTAATTAATGTAGTTACGGGGGGTGCCGCTGTAGGCGAAGCTTTGTGCTCCCATCCCGACGTACGAATGGTTAGCTTCACCGGCAGCACTGCCACCGGCAAGCGCATTATGGATTTAGCCAGCCAGACCGTGAAGCGGGTAACGCTGGAGTTGGGTGGCAAAGCACCCTTTGTTGTCTTTGCTGATGCCGACATTGAAGCAGCCGCGCAGGGCGCGGTTGTCGCTGGCTACATGAACACCGGGCAAGACTGTACGGCAGCGACGCGCATTTACGTGCAGAGCCCCGTGTATGATGCCTTTCTGAGCCGTTTCAAGGAACTGAGCCAGCAGATCCGGGTTGGCGATCCATCTGACCTCAGCACCGATGTAGGACCCTTGGTCAGCGAAGCTCAACGCTTCAAGGTTCACGGCTACGTCGAAGAAGCTCGTCAGCAGGGCATTGAAGTTGTCCTAGGCGGTGAGATGCCTAGCGGTCCAGGCTTCTTCTACCCGCCCACTATCCTGGCCAATGCTCCCCAAGAGTCAAACTGCGTGCAGGAAGAGATCTTTGGCCCTGTCTTAGTGGTTAACCGCTTTGAGACTGAAGATGAAGCAATTGCACTGGCCAATGGTGTGAGCTATGGCTTAGCAGGGAGCGTCTGGACTAGCAATGTCCAGCGAGCCATGCGCCTGTCAGCAGATCTGCAATGTGGCACAGTCTGGGTTAACGATCACCTGCCGATTGCTAGTGAGATGCCTCATGGCGGCTTTAAGCAGAGCGGTATCGGCAAAGATATGTCTCACTACGCGATTGAGGAGTACACCGTTGTCAAGCACGTCATGCTTGAGATGACAGGAGCCCAGCGCAAACCCTGGCACTTTACGGTCTTTGGTGACGCTGATTAA
- a CDS encoding response regulator: protein MNTGTEQTGETMGRVVLFENNKLSAELACDYLENEGWTVRITNLREDLIRVISSFEPKLLIFALYIAPHESLLQLRGLRFVFPNLAILALSTFMGEVWEAQVRQAGADEYLNKPFDLEELQVAMRQALSVRC from the coding sequence ATGAATACTGGTACAGAGCAGACTGGCGAAACGATGGGTCGAGTTGTCCTATTTGAGAACAATAAGCTATCGGCTGAGCTAGCCTGCGACTATCTTGAGAACGAAGGCTGGACAGTAAGAATAACCAACCTTCGAGAGGATTTGATTCGGGTTATCAGTAGTTTCGAGCCGAAACTTTTAATCTTCGCCTTGTATATTGCACCTCACGAATCGCTCCTACAACTACGGGGGCTGAGATTTGTATTTCCCAACCTTGCCATCCTGGCATTGAGCACGTTTATGGGGGAAGTTTGGGAAGCACAGGTGAGGCAAGCCGGAGCTGATGAATATCTCAACAAACCCTTTGACCTAGAGGAGTTGCAAGTAGCTATGCGCCAAGCTTTGTCTGTACGGTGCTGA